From a region of the Chthoniobacterales bacterium genome:
- the rpsR gene encoding 30S ribosomal protein S18, whose protein sequence is MQPKTAKRRANFRRANRTMPRRRIDLTVEAIDYKNPEQLRRFVTESGKIVPRRLTGMPAHLHRKITNAIKRARNVLLMK, encoded by the coding sequence ATGCAGCCGAAAACCGCCAAACGCCGCGCCAACTTCCGTCGCGCGAACCGCACGATGCCGCGTCGCCGCATCGACCTCACCGTCGAAGCGATCGACTACAAGAATCCCGAGCAGCTCCGCCGCTTCGTCACCGAGAGTGGCAAGATCGTTCCGCGCCGCCTCACCGGCATGCCCGCTCACCTGCACCGGAAGATCACCAATGCCATCAAGCGCGCCCGCAACGTGCTCTTGATGAAGTAA
- a CDS encoding GDSL-type esterase/lipase family protein, with translation MNFSKGRVALSILGALAMSLSGALATTLRIMPLGDSNTQAPAGTPGGYRLEEYKILTDAGFIVDFVGSRTENPALELNGEVEHEGIPGISINGLATGLTQKQTLKTFQPEYIQLMIGTNDVNQTLPGVETPEGAADRLDALVNQITLESPNAILLVASIPPFYGRDYYWTAYGAPYNAAIPGIVSKYSAMGRNVQFVDVYAALSYADFEGGDGVHMLQSGYDKIGIAFANAIIAVPEPSVTKLLLVAGGGGLLIFLALRGWRRLRAKSANAS, from the coding sequence ATGAATTTTTCCAAGGGGAGGGTGGCGCTTTCGATTCTCGGAGCTTTGGCGATGTCGCTGAGCGGAGCACTGGCGACGACGTTGCGCATTATGCCTTTGGGGGACTCGAATACGCAGGCTCCCGCAGGAACGCCAGGTGGCTATCGTTTGGAGGAATATAAGATCCTTACAGATGCGGGATTCATTGTCGATTTTGTGGGGTCTCGAACGGAAAATCCGGCTTTGGAATTGAACGGGGAGGTCGAGCATGAGGGCATCCCCGGCATCTCGATCAATGGACTTGCAACCGGACTTACCCAGAAGCAAACGCTCAAAACATTCCAGCCGGAGTATATCCAACTCATGATTGGCACCAACGATGTCAATCAGACACTTCCAGGGGTGGAAACGCCTGAGGGGGCAGCCGATCGACTCGACGCCCTAGTTAATCAAATCACGCTTGAGAGTCCCAACGCGATCCTGCTTGTGGCTTCAATTCCCCCATTCTATGGCCGGGATTACTATTGGACGGCCTACGGCGCGCCTTACAATGCGGCGATCCCCGGTATTGTGAGCAAATATTCCGCGATGGGGCGCAACGTGCAATTTGTCGATGTCTACGCGGCATTGTCCTATGCAGACTTCGAAGGGGGAGATGGTGTGCACATGCTCCAGTCCGGATACGACAAAATCGGGATCGCCTTTGCCAATGCGATCATTGCCGTTCCGGAGCCTTCGGTGACAAAGCTCCTTCTGGTCGCTGGTGGTGGCGGCTTGCTGATCTTCCTTGCTCTTCGCGGATGGCGCCGGTTGCGTGCGAAATCTGCGAACGCTTCGTAG